The nucleotide sequence GTTCGCCCCTTGACCATCATAGTGCTGTTCCTCCATGGTAAGCACTCTCTTGATAGTTGATACCGTGTCGATATGAATCTCGTACAACTACAGTTTAGTCGGATCCCCCTTACGAAGGGTTATGTATATTAATGGTAGTAATTGTTTATGTTGGAGAAAATGATATCGATACATTATAAATGATTGATCAATAGTCCGTTCATATACATAATGGACGTATGGTCCATAGCCAgaatactttttattttatcaattgtagttaTCATTTACCATTTTCATCCCTCTCTTGAAATTGTAGGTTTATATGCACTTCTCTTGGCGCCGGTTTTACCGTGTGCATAATAACATGCATTGGTCACGTTGCTGCAAAGTTTACGCATGGCTGTTGCCTCTCTTTTGTATCCTTTTCTGGTTTTGTACATAGGTGTTGCAAGCTCGAATTTATCTTATGTTCGAGAGATTCTAACCTGTAACAGGGGTATATTGCCTTATTAGTATTTTTGTGTCAAGTGACACGGGAGATACTTATGGGGACGTATACACCCGGTTGTACTGAAGAAACACCTTTCATGTTGACCTTGAACAAGTTCTAGTATATGTTGATCATGTTTTTGCTGCTTCTATTGGAGTTTGCAGCGGCTGCAGATATACTTTTAAATTCAGACTGGGAAAAGGTAAACCATAGTCCTCGTTTTCGCAGATGTGAGTTAAGCCAGTTGGCCAAGGCCAGTGCCCGCCTTTTTTCACCCAGTGTTGAACTCTCTTTTCTGCATGCTaaagtagtttagaatatcgccTTGTTTTTGCTTGGACTtaatttgttcttcatttttcagGATTTACCATATGACCGGACAGGAAAGTTCAGTGATTTCAAAGATTTTGTCGAGTCGAAATTGGACATATTTCAGTGGATAGGCTTGTTCATCGTCTTAGCACAGGTGGTTTTAAGTGTTTGATGCTTTTGCTAACAATAACAACCCGTGTTCTGAAAACGCATTTAAACCCATCTGGTTAAAGTTTAGGGTTTTCACAAGTAAGCCCTTTAGAACTATGGTCTATAGTCGAAACTGCTTAAATCTCTCTTTCGAATGAGAAACTCTGGACCCAACTGTTATTGCACCGAATGTTATTTCAGTATAGGCGAGGGTCTTTTCTTCCTATAATTTGATTCTATTAAGTGTTTCCGACTAACATTATCAGCTGTCATGGGGACTAAAGTAGATAATCTGCAGGGTTTATCAATCGTACTAGCCACAGCTCTAAGGTCTGCAGGGCCAAACCAAAGATCCAGCTACGATAGCGATGAAGAGTGTCCCCCGGAGAGACTCCCGCTCATAAATCCTAATGGTCAACCTGCCAAGAACAGTAACTGGAATGTAAGAATTCACTCCTAAACCTGCAATCTCACTGCTTcagtttcttttattttacgacattttcttctttctatgGATTTGACATTTGATGCATCAGTTTGTGTTTCTCTTTCCCAGTCAATCAAGTGAAGAGAGCAAAGATACTAGAGCTCTATGACAGTATGGAGTTGGCAGTTAACCTCGTACCGTCTGATACTGGTTTACATAGTACCGATGATACCACTCGCTGTCACCAGATGCTTGGGGGAGAAGAAACTTAAGTCTTGTTGCCGTGTCCTTTGTCTTTGGTTCCATATTTTGGTTCTTAGAATCCATATGTATAGTCATGTTGTTTTCCTACCTTGGTTTACTTCTTTTGGTTTAACAATGTCTCGACTTTTGCTAGCATAAGCGGCCCAGATGAGGGTGGATGGCCGATTGACCATAGCATACCTCGAATCTCTTTCCATCTTTTCGATATATAAAAATAGGGTTCATAGCTTAaacaaaatgtttttttttttccaattgctaattaatgaataaatataacttccTTTTCTTCGGTCTATACAACAGTAAAACGGATAACCCTACAAACAATCGAAAGTAAAAGAACGAATAACCCTTTTAAGAACCAGTATAGGATACAAAAAAATGGAACAAAATAGTGCAGGAGAGAgaatcttttcagattttgttgcCTTTCTCTTCATTCGACTGAACGGTCCAACAGTTCGATCTGCTATGTACATGTAGATCACTTGGCTCCAAGATTTATATGACTCCAAACCCCTGTAGTATTCCGGTGCAATGTCCTTCACCTTATGAAGCTTGCTCCCGGGAATTCTGGGGAAATCATGGTGCTCGTTGTGGTAGCCTACATGCCAAGCTAGGAGATTGAGAGGGCCGTAGTAAGAATACGTCTCCTGATCAGGGTTAAAGACATAATGCTCCGAAATGAAGTGACCCGCCATTGGGTGCATCCCACCGCCGACAAATGTAGAGAGGATCAAGTAAGCAAAAGATTTCCAGCCGTAAAAGTAGACCATGGCACCGTCAAGGGCTATCTGAATGAAAGGGTTGAGGAACTCCCAATAACCAGGGGGTTTCGGTTTGAGAAACACAGGCCGAAGGGCATAGAAGAAGAGTTGAAGGAGAACCAATATGGATTTTGTGACCACATTAGTCACCACATGGCTTGCTTGAGATGTCCATATCAATTCCGTCTACTCCCTGGAAGCGATGGTTCTCAAGGTGATATTTTTGAAAGGTGACAGACACGGGAACACCAATCGGGAGGTTAGCAAAAATACCGAGCCAGCGGTTGTAGACCGGAGTGGAGAAGGCGAGATTGTGACTGAGCTCATGGATGGCCAAGAAGAGGTTGTGGTTGAGAAACGAGCCAAAGAAGTAGGCCATCCCTAGCATCTTCAGCCAGCCTGCATTGTGGAGCCGTTACAGTCCAGAGCTGAAGCAAAGACAACCACAGTAATCTGCACCATGATTTCATTTCAAGGTcattaaacaaaatcaaaatatagTTAACGGAGACATCTACGTTTCAGTTCATCTCAAACTAGAACACTAATATTCCAATTTCTACATCGACAAAACTCTGCGAAATTCACCTGTTGAACCTAAACCAGTACAATAGAAAGCATGGATTCGAATCACACGAAAAAGCACAAATGAGATATCAAGTGAGGAAGCATAAGTTCGCAAGAGCAGCATGCGCAATTTGTTCATGACATCTTAAAACACCATATTTCGCTGCGTAAACAGGACATTTAGTGCAGAAAGCTCAAAACTTTGGCTCCCAAAACTATCTGcgaaaactaacatttaatgCAAAAAACATGGCCACTTCGCGTCCGAAATTCGCAACATAATTCAGAAAAGCGGAAAGCTTTCAATACCCAATTGTAGAAACAAATCAAAAATCGTATCCGCACCATGTTCTTGGAATCACCAACATTGTCACTGTCACAGATAAAACCAACGGATAAAAACAAACACGAACaggcaaaacaaagaaaacccaacaaaaatgGCGGATTGAATTTCTGGAAAGCCAAAGTGTGGAGTGAGATACTTTGAGGAAAGCCCAGGGGTCGGGACCAAGGAGCTCCTTAATCTGAGGGTACTGAGAGAGGATCTGACGGCGCCTAGAAGCGTGAGGCTCATCCGTGTAGGACCAGAAGAAGTCTGTAGCCATCACTCCCTCCTCTTCTgttgcctctctctctccccccccctcttcccatctctctctcctcctctctctctaaagaccctttcttttccttccctCTTCCTTCCTggcttcctctctctctctgtctaacATTTATGTTTGTTTTTCGTTTCCTGGTTCACTTCGAATCTGAGTTGTTCTTTCTATTTGTGGCATGAGTGGACTTCTTTGCCAACCAAAAGTAcgtgtcctttttttttttttttttttttggaacaaggAATTTGCATTCCAAGGCCGAAGCCAAAAGGTACAAGAAAGCCTACAAGGAGGCAAACACCCAGCAAGGCACAACTAAGAGAACAGCGATGAAGAGCATACAAGCAAAGACGCATTAACCAAGTTTAGCATCACCACCACCTCTCAATGAGGACATGGGAAACCATCCTTATTCAAAACATGAACCATCGAAGATGGCGACCGGTCGACCCAAACACAGTCCCATATCTCCGAAAACCCAACCGACGCAAGTCAATGCGCCGTCAGATTGGCTGATCTTGGCACCCAAGACCAGCAACAGTTCTGGAAAGCTCCACTCAGCCGCTTGACCCAAACCAAAGTAGGGAAAGCCTCCCAACTGCCCTTATCAAGAGAACCCGCAAGATAAGAGATAGATTCAAGAGAATCTTATTTTAGTTACGTATTTCTCTTTATCTATATGACAAAGGACACAAAACCCATGTAACTGTAAGTTAACAATTCTTCTTGTATTAGAATTGTTgcataacaaaaagaaaacggTAATGTTAGCgaaaacaaatttttaaaattaaatatgcaaatcaaataatatggttgtagatgattgaattattaattaagtgttgattaatttatttttttattgctgacacattatttagtttgcaatttgattaaaaaaattgaatctccttaacattatccaaaagaaaattacatGTCAAGCCGGCTGACTACGTGGTATGCTCGACTATTCGATATTGAGTAATTGATCGGCATGTCATTATGTTACTGGCTATTAATTAGTTGTTTGTACTATTAATACTCAAATCATGTAGTTGTTGATTTGCTCGCTAGTGAA is from Malus sylvestris chromosome 5, drMalSylv7.2, whole genome shotgun sequence and encodes:
- the LOC126622378 gene encoding tetraspanin-19-like; protein product: MAATIARICLQSLLKAMNSLLGMVGIAMIMYGLWMLRVWLRDSDGSPLDHHSAVPPWFICTSLGAGFTVCIITCIGHVAAKFTHGCCLSFYMLIMFLLLLLEFAAAADILLNSDWEKDLPYDRTGKFSDFKDFVESKLDIFQWIGLFIVLAQGLSIVLATALRSAGPNQRSSYDSDEECPPERLPLINPNGQPAKNSNWNSIK